GAAGCCCTGCTCTGTGCAAACATAGTGTGGTATATATTAAACAATCACACATTTGAGGTattagctggaaaaaaaaaaatatatatatatatatatatacacctatacatAGACACATCCACAGAATATTCACAAATCTATTGGCCCCAACACCAGCAGATAgtcatattaaatgaaaaatatcacaTACCAACAGGAAAAAGTTACACATAGGGAATTTACAAAAAATATGGTGCTATAATCCTTAATATAAGGAGTATGTTTTGAATTAATGTTTTGAGGAAAagtgtttccatttatatgaaaatatctatttaatagTAATAAAACCAAAAAGGAAGCTGAATTCTAGGACTGTTTTGCCTGCCAAATAATTGAAGGGATGAGCAAGAATTCCTTGAAAAGCCTCATTCTATCCTTTTTCTTTGTaactaaaaattagaatttaaaatgttGGAAATTATTGCCAGACAAGTTTCTTTTCATTGGTTTATAGGGAATTTTATGGATTTTAACTAGGCAATGGTCCAATGTGGTCAACAGACATGGTTTTtcagctgttgaatgaaaattaaaataaagatttattgttgattttcattagtttttctgTTCAGATAAGAAAAAAGATTATGAATTCCCTTTCAGTTTGCTTCACTCATTATGAAGATGGATAGTAATAGGATAGTACTGAACCCAAGCTTCACATGGGGAAGCTCAACAAATGTACAAATTCTCCTCTTAACCATTTGGTCCTCTGACATAAAACTTGCTTAACTGGCAAGATGGCTCACTTGGTCCTCAAGCCAACATCAAGAAATATTTAGCTGTCTTAACACAGgtgggagattttttttaatgaaatacatAGGAATCCATTAAGTAACATTAGCATGTCATATGTGTTAAAtagcttcatttaaaaatgttacagaTCAACAGAAGGGAAAtcaaaaacttatttttctcagtaactactttacaTACTAGTGTAATTAAAGATTTAACTGGAAGAAAAATTAAGcataaaagtataattaaagtaaaaagcTGGTATTCCACATTCCTGTTCCTATGAACACCTCAGCTGACACAAAAGCTGAGTAGTTTAATGCGTTGGCATATATAGGCCTTAAGGACTGTACTTTTCTCTACCAAATCTTTGTAAATCATAAACAAGCATGTAATGATTATGAAACAAATACTTATTTAGGCGTTCAAATGTAAtgtttacaaaatatattattttcacttATTAGATGAATTCAACTTGACATTTTTCATTGCTGAGAATTCAGTTCACATTTaatcaaactacatttcaaaatttACAAATGACTAAATGACTAGCACCAGTCTATTTGGGAACTAAGGAAtcaaaagaagaggagaaaggtaCTATTTTTCATTTCCCCCAAACCCTCACAAGGACAataatgtttgtgtgtatatgcatgggtGTATTTGTGTTTATGTAAAAAGGGGTAAAAATGTAAAGCATTAATAAATATAAGTGCTGCTAAACTGTTAGAATACCAGTTAGAGGAGCTAATAAAGCAATATTCAAAGATTGAGGACTTTTAGGTGGTCATTAGAATGAGCCGATGAAATTGCGAAGTTCATGTAGCTAAAAATAAGATGGCAAAATGTTgggatttttattataaaaaaagcAGCAAACATGAAAATCTTTTATCAAAATATCTAAACTCTTCTTACTTTATAAAGTTAACTCCAAATTATAAGACACTTGTTGAGCTTTTATACCATGATATAGATGACATTAAGGACTGAATCTTTACTTGCGTACTTCATATGTGGCTTAAATTGTCAGGCACTCAGTCTGTCATTTCTCACTGCAGAAAATTTTATCAAACACATTTTCCCTAGCATtttatgaaatttaatggaatgcagcAATGCAACTGAGATATAATACTGTCCAAAAGCCATGTATGACTTTATAATATACACTTTATGGTATCACTTAACTTTGTAAAATAACTTCACCTATCTCCTTAAAGCTGGGACTAAGGGAAAAAGAATCAGTCAACGAGAAGGTAAGTTCACAGAATTATCAGCCATAATAGTGTAAATTTgccattaaaattagaaaaataaatagatgaaatttttttcattcaaGTTTTCATAAATTTTCTGATGCATATGAACTTTCAAAGTCAATTAAAATGCtatgaacttatttttttaaaaacttactctACAGGctcaacaaaataattaaaattgtattttctcttaagcactgctttttttttttttaaggtaacatTTCTAAGAGCAAGTTGGTTAAGCTCTCCAGTTTTCCTATGACAGTACGTTGTTTAGTTTAACCTACTAATTCAATCAGGCATTTCTATTGATTCACCTGAAAAAGGGGATACAACAGAACATTTTTAAGAGGTCATTTTAGCAGTTTTATTCAACAGATGCCATAAATTAACtacattcaggaaaaaaaacttaaacaaagaACAAAGCCACCCTACCTAGCATTCTCTCACTCACAAAGAAGTATCAAAGATATGTTTATGTTCCATTAACCGAGTATGAagcaaaatcattaaaatattacAACTGCTAAACACAGAAGACTAGAAATCAAATAGTTTCATATCCAGTATACAGGCACCAAAAACTTCAAtttccagctgtttttttttctaattcatatcATGGATTTACTTACAAGGAGCTTATTCCTATGGGATTAATTCAATTACTCAATGGTGAATAGATTTTAGctcagaatttttaaaggatgacttGCTTTAAGTTACTATTCTACGTGCTGCTCTATTTCTGCTCACACTTGCATGTGGCCAAACAGATCATGCTCTGATCAGATAAGTATACTGTAATCTACTTATATGTTTAGGAGTTGGCATAGGGTTAAAAGGCACAAAGCTGTATTTTAGTACTCATTTTTCTTATTACTTATTTGTAGAGGAACTTCTTTGGATCCTGCTTAAATGATCACCAAGAAACTGCAAATTTCTATGGGGGAAAATGTGAGTCCTCTTCATAAATTTTAGCAGCCCTTCAAGGACATATACATCAAAATTTGGTGGCCTTTAAAGTATTGGAATTTTAAATGACATAACTGCACTTTACTGTTGAAGACCCTTTTAGTTTAATATTTATAGCCATTTcctcatattttctttaaaatctatcAGTATAGCATTTCATttctatgcatgtatatgtatagtaATTCATAAAACTAAATAGCAAACTGATATTCTACACCAGTTCATTTATctcaatatatattttggaatataacggcaatattaaaaatatcaattcCCTCTAAGCTGATAATACTATAAGATTTTACACAAagttaaagtttttgttttttctttttgaaaaagtttcattgtttAAAGTCCACATATTTGACACCTTGATAAGGAAAATGTAAATGTGTCATATAACATTTATTCCATCAATTTAAACTGAAGTGTCTCATGGAGCTAAACactaaaagaatttaaataaaaaagcagtAACCTGTATGTACACAAAATgatcattccataaatatttacatgaCAAGGGAAAAAATGGAGAATCACTAAAACTGGAAATTGCTACAGGTGTGATAATCCTTTCTCATGACATTTTAGTTAGGAATCATGtaagcttttaaaatgaaaatacttgtAGAAGCGTTAACTAAAATACTCCATTTTAGTTTTCAGTTACTATTTAAAGGAGCCAGTAGGTCATAAACAGTCCAAGATTTCAGGAACCAACTATTCAGTTTAGTTTTCAGTATCAAATCTTTTCCTTCATCCCTCATGATGAAACTAAACTtacttacagaaaaaataaagagtacactaaaagatataaataaaaattccagttCATCCTCCTTTATAAAGACTGGTAAGCCGCTCTAATTCTTTACAGTTGTCCATGCTCAAGGCATCTGCCTTCCTTCGGAGTCGATCATCACGGTATACTTTTGCTGCATACTGCATATCTGTTTctgttaataaagaaaaatattttgctaattgAATAAAATTTTTGTCACCTAGTTGCTTAAGCTCAAGAGATGCTTTACAGGAGCCCTTCGATATATTTTGAttaactgacttaaaaaaaatccaagtacAATTCCTAAAAGCCATTTTagtaggaaaaaaattttaatgaaaactttATTTGAAGTCTAGCAGgtaaaacaaacacagaaaataaataaggataGAATCCTGTCAACTCACGCTGGAATCCTTTCTCTCTACTCCTGTTCCCCAGTGGTTTAAAAACTATTCCTCTGAAGCATCATCTTGGACTCTTTTCCTAAAAATATTATATGCTTTTCAATACTGCCAGTGGTTGTTTCGCTGTGGCCTTCTGTTAAGATTTCAGATTATCCCAAGacttaagtatttaataaaaaatttaaaatcttgtTCTGAGtttacttaaattaaaaaatacatataataatgtTACTGAAGGAACACAGATAAAAAAATGCTTGTTATACGATCGTAATATTGCTATTCAGCAAATAAGTACTTCTGAGGCTTCCTTCAGTGTGTGGGACAGCACAGCTACTAATGATATACAGACTACAAATCAAAATTCTTCAAGGagtatttcttgttttttcctgTTACTCTCAGTCATTTCACTGTTTATTAATACCTGTTAATACCTGTAAAGACTAGGAGCACTTAAAGAAGatgtaacagaaaaagaaatcagttacTTTCTGGAACACAATGGCCAAAGTAGAAGACATCTGGTTTATATGGATTAGGCAAGATCACATTCAAGATATATTCACAGTTAAGACAGTATTCCATTTGTAAAGATCTCCAGAAATAATCTTTACTAAATCAACTGGATTAGGATTAACAACTCAATCAATATTATCCTATGCCTTTTATTTACACATAATGCGCTTATATCTATTTACAGATGACTCTTCCCAAAGAAGAAATTTGAGACTTAGATAAACCAAAGTTCACACTGCTAATGAATGGCAGAGTCTAGGTTCCAGTCCAACTCTCCAACGCCTAGCCTAATATTCTTTCCATTATTTCAAAGTACTGCTTgggctggataatttttttgttgtggggggtctgtgcattgtaggatgtttagcagcatccctgaccttaacccgctagatgccagtagcaatccctttccattcccatcCCATGATGACACACAAAAGTATCTCCAGACATTACCAAACATCTCTAgggatgggtggggtgggggaagggtggcAACTCACTCCCAgctgaaaacataaaaatcactAGTCTAATGTAACCTTCTCCACACTGAGGACAGACTGATTTCAAAAACTCATTGAGTTAGAAGTCAAAGAGGTCACATCTCTAACTGCCACTAAATAGAGGAGAAAACCAAGACCAGAGAGGTTAAGGACTCTCTTAGAAGTTACATTTTATCAACTTTTCCCTAGCAAGGGGGAGATGATGATAATTGCTGACATTTTCTGAGCATTCAACTATGTGTGAAGTACTTTATTGCctgatttaattttcacaacaaaccCCATAAAGTTGGTTATTTCTGAGAAGACGTTGGAGCACAGGGCCTGGATTCTAGAGACAAATTGTCTGGTTTTGAATCACAAACGACctctatgaccttgggcaagttagtaatctctctttgcttcagtttcttcatgtgtaaaatgagtataatctcacagggttgttgtgaagattaaatgagttaatacttacAACATGCTTGGGACAGTGACTGAAACAGTAGGCATTAtataaatgatagctattatttCCTCCTCCCACTCATCATcacccattttacacatgaaataaACTCATAGAGGTTACAATTCATCAGCTAAAAATTTCAGAGCTAGGATTCAACTTTACTCAGTTTAATTCCAAAGTCAGTTCTCCTAACACTACACTATATGGTCTACATTATTATTCATAACAATGGtcacaaaaaaaagaaccacaaCACTCAATTCACATGCAACATCTCAGCAGATTCTTATGTCAATCTTTATAGATGGAACTGTTCCTTaaattaagaaaactgaggctggaaAAGCCTAAGCAAATTAAGTGTTCTGAAGAGTCTCTCTGTgtacaaagtaaagaaaaaagaaatgtcaacAAAACTCATTGTACATTAAATTCTAAATACAAAAGCTAAATTAATAGACTTTCATACTTAACTCTGAAAACAGTATGCATCTTAAAATTGATGACATAGTTTATCTGCCaggatattttttgtttcttggtgGTACATAAAAGAATGATGTGTCTTATGATGGatattatcaataaaataaaatttggtattACTTATtcaaccaaatatttattgataacaATAGAcaagtaccatttattaaatcctTACTATGTGTCAATTCCGATGTTAGGCCACATGTATATAaaacacatgatctcatttaagtACTGTGCTCCAATTATGTGCCAGGGAATTCCAGAACATTCCTTGAATAGGGAAATCTACATTAATCAGTTCCAAAGACTAcgaataagttttaaaatgttaaacacatgACAAACTTACTTTGTTGTCTTTCTTTCCAGCAGTTATTTCGAATATTAGTCACATAATCTTCCTCCACACTCTTTTCTACCTTTTGTAATAACATtcctttatattcatttttaaagtccTTGTTGACGTAATAAACAACACCCAAGTTTTCTGTTTGCATTTTAATAGTTTGCCCGGTTCCACTGTAAAAGAGATgcatcattattttaattaaaattggaCATTCCAATATGCTGCTAtaaaccaagcaaacaaaaacaattaaaaatcattGAAAAGTTAATATTGgtaatacaggttgagcatccctaatccgaAACTCTGAAATCCGAAATGCTCTAAAATCTAAGACTTTCTGAGCATCGACAAGATGGCACAAGTGAAAAATTCCAAagctgacctcatgtgatgggtcaCCTTTTAATCAAAACACGGCATCATAGGTGGAAACTAAAAGCCTGTAGTTGTTTGTCGTTGCTATTGTTTAACAGCTGACACGGGTATTCTGGTGATGCAATATGCTGGTGGTTATTTAAAcctgaacacattattttttcactgttaAATACTTATATGTGAATTAGAGTAAGAAAATTATTGCTTATCAgtagcatataaattcagagtcaggaatgATGCCAAACAACCACAGGTTGTCCACATGGGTGGCTGAGATAGTGATACCTTTGCTTTCTGATAGTTCAATGtatacaaactttgtttcatgtacAAAGTgactaaaaatattgtataaaattacctccAGGCTGTGTGAATAgggtatatataaaacataaatttcatttttagactTGGGTACCATGCTCAAGACATCtcataaaatatatgcaaatattacaaaatctgaaaaaatccaaaatcccaaaatccaaaacactgctggtcccaagcattttggataagaaaTACTCAACTTGTAATTTATTTACGTTCTCTCAAATTGCCTAAAACCATGATTTCATGTCACAAAAAGTAACCACACTTTTAAATATACTGTGTTTTTATAAAGTTATCTCAattttttgttaataaaaatCTTATTTGGAAGAAATAAGGTAATTGTTATTTTTAGACCAATGTGATTTTAATACTGTAAAAtcactgatttttattattttttctttatatgctttttatttattcatgctgctataacagcCAATATGATGTTATAGTTTCCTTTATGTTCACTGTATTAAAGTTGTCTAGATTGCATGCTGTATTAAATTTCCTTTATGTCCTGACCTCTTACACATAAAGTATATggtgaaaaaaatacatcataaaaaagtaatatttgcttttatttaatcGATATTTTGCAAAATGAAGAGTAAAGTCATTTTCCCCTTAATGATATAAATCTATGTAACATCAATCATTGCTCTGTCTTTAGTTTTGTCCTTTAGAGTATTTTTTGCCTTTAATGTCAACACATTACCTACCACGTTAAATTGTTATCAAGTTCAAATATAGCATTTCTGTTCTTATCCACAGTGGAagaatagaaatgtaaattaacaaCATAAGACAAATTTATTACTTaaagtaactattttaaaaaattagatagaaatttaaaatctgGTACACTTGCAGTAATAGATTTGgcacttaaaagtttaaaagagcACAAGCTCTTTAAAGGAAGCTAGGTCAGAAATAGCAACAATTCATTTTTTGTAAAACTTCACTTGGCTACTTACGATCTGGGATATAAGGAATAAGGAGGATTAGAGACCATCAACTGGCTTAATAATGACACGAGGATCAATACAATTATGGGCATCAGCTGGATAAACACAGAAAAACCTCCCTATAAAAAATGATCAAAGAATAACAAATTGTAATATAACTGTAGTTGTTAATAATCCAACAGTTGTCATACATTTTGAGGCAGAAAGCGCATTTGAGTTCATCTAGTTCAGTGCTTTCAAATCTGCGTAACCATACCAATAGGGTGATTCTTAAATATAACTATCCAGGCATATCACCAGGAGATTCTGATGTgaaaaacactgataaaatttgatttcattttatagatgaggaagtcttcatttctttctctttctctttcccgaCTCCCTCCCCCCACACAGAGACGCTATCAATATGCTGCAGGCTGTAAAACCATTTTTTACCTTGGATTTGAGGGTAGAAGATGGGAGCTGATGAGTGGCAAAGCTGGGGGCCAGGCCTTTTAATTTCTAGTCTAGTGCTCTTTCCATTTACCTTTCCACTTCATGTAATTAAATTGCTATAGGCAATTAGGTATAATTACATTAGAACAAGGAAAGTTACCTCCAATTCAAGTTTTTCAGTATTCTAAATTCTTCAGGGCCAACAATAACAAGTTACCTTCACAACATGCATAGTGCAGGTGTACCTTCATTAGAATCATAAAATAACAAATCTAAAGGGGTCATACTATCCAACCACCCCTGGCTGACCTCTCCTCCTATTCCTACAATGTCCCTAAGGATTTTCTAGTCTCTACCAAACACCTCTAGTAAGAGAAAACTCATCATTTCCTACAACTACTTGCCCTCTTTTCAGACAACTCTAATTGCTTTTCCTGAGCTGAAATTTGCCATTTTGTGATTTCTAGTCATAAACATAcatctcctctttcctcttctctttcatGTCCACTGTGTCGATGCTGATGTTGTTGGCTATAACCAGCTCTTCCATTTGAAAAAGAATGTACACtacctaaaaaattaaaagcaaggttAAATTAGGGAGAGCAATTTTgatcagaaaaaatacattttctttcacatttttctttaattttaaaaaattactaaaataatgcATGGGTATTTTCAGTAGTAAATACTTATTGCCCTCTCCTCTTGTAAGTGAAGGGTGGACAGAAATAGGAATGATTCTTCCCAATCTGCTTCCGTTACAGGTAGAAGTTCCTTCTTTATGAAAACTCGACTAAGAGTTTCTCTACACACATAGAGGTTTTTataaacttcttttgtttatgATTAGTTGTGATTAGTTGTTTTTATTAATGTTGGATTATTACTTTGAAACTTTGCTTTTTGCATTTACCAATGAATCATAAACATCTCTATAAATCAAAAGATAGtattcaaattcatttttaaaaaatagccctaTAATATATCTTGGTATAGATGGACCAGAATTTATTCAAACACTCTCTTGCTGATAAACATTCAAGTTGTTTTCATATAAGATGACCAATCAGAAATGGCTACCATTGACAAACTATGCTATAACTAGCAAAATAACTGCAAATCAAGTATCAGAAGAAAATTTACTATTGCCTGAAAGATTTCTGATTGTTCCTAGTATATTTCCAGTCAAAATTactagttttaataatttttctgtaattatGTATTCTAACATGTCAAAATACAGGTTATATTTTCAGtcattaatttgcatttatatatCCTCTTTCCTTCAAGGATGCTTTGCAAAATGTCCTATCAATGACCACAaccttgccaggcatggtggctcacctctgtaatcccagcacaggatttgggaggctaaggtgggaggattgcttgaggccgggagttcaagaccagcctggacaacatagcaagaccctgtctctacaaaaaagttttaaaaaaattagccagacatgtggTACATGCCAGTAGTACCagcaacttaggaggctgagatgagaggattggtAGAGCctaggattttgaggctgcactgagctatgattgccccagtgtactccagcctgggcaacagagcaagaccctgtctctattaaaaaatagaaagaaatgaccACAACCTTTCTCAATAATATTCAGAGAGGGCCACCAGGTCCAATTATACTGCTACATTCATGAAGATTCTCTTAATGTTGAATGGGATTTACTTCAGCACCTGAAGTAAATTTTGTAAACAAGactaaagctataattttaagtACCTTAGAGGAGCTACATTCAAGGAAAATAGATTTCCACAATAACAACTCACAGTACAGTAAGTCTTCACTTAACGTCATCAAGAGGtccttggaaactgcaacttcaAGTAAACATGATGTACTATATGCCTTAGCAATTTAACtgttgtttatatcaattagcctgtGGTAAAATTAGTTGTTATACAGAACATTGTTTCACTTACAGCCACAGTTTCCAAAAACCTTATGTTAAGTGACCACTTACTATAAATGTAAGTGGAGTTTAATACTATTTATGTTGGTACTATAAAATCTTAGTATCACTACAATATTTCACTTTGATAGTCTAGTTAAAGTtagctatttctattttaatgtgaACTTAAAAATCCACTTACTTTGTATATAACCTATGAATCAGATTTTCTACTGTTTAAATGGAAATAGAGATGAGTACCTCTACATATATCCAAATTAGCCAACTATAATgttattgataaaatatttacaaagatctCTAGGGAAGCAATGTCAAATAGTCATCCAGGTTTAAGTAAAGAAAACCATTCATAATTGTAATAGTACTTACCTAAGACATTGCCATTACATTTCCTGCTTACATTCCCTTTCAGCtttatataaaatacagaatatctgtactcttcatttttttaaattaaaatatgttctaGGAAAAAGGCAGgctattataaaagtaataaccCTAATATTTTTCTCCTGCTTTCATGAAAAACCATCACAGGATCGTAACACTATAAGAAATGTAGGGGAAAAGGTAGATACATCTCTAAATAACGTAACTGGAGGTAAGACTATGTAgcttcataaaatataatatctataattacattaaaatacctgaaggaaatccacccccaaaaaatatattaaacaagtCTTCTGGAGTTATATCAGCTTCACAACCTCTATGGAAATTAAATCTGCCATTGTTTTGGTGGTTACATGCTTGTTCTTCATTGCCCGTGAGGTCATACTGTTTTCGCTTTTCTGGATTACTTAAAACAGCATAAGCATTTCCAATCTCTGAAAAAGTAATGAGTAAAAGTTGGTAAGCAaagtttttatattataaaagccTGCCCCACATAAAAACTAATGTCATGCTGAAAAAAAGACTACCTAAAACTAATCcagaaaattgttaaaaataagttCTTTTAAAGATATACATTGTTTGcaattacatatattatctctcaATACAACTTTTTATACCAGACAAGTCTCTCTACTGCCTTGAAAACAAAGGAATATCCATCTTCCTTTTTTAATATTGTGCTCCATCTCCTAAAATCCTGCCTCTTAAGCCATTCTTCAAGTGGTTTAAACCAATAACAATAGCAGTAGCTatcatttactgagtacctaagAACTGCCAGGCTCTGCACCCAATACCTTATTACATTGTCCattattatcctcactttacaaatgagggcCCTGAAATTCAAGAAGGTTAAATAACTCATgcaaagtcaaattattcttagCACGATAAATACACTCTCTTTATGCAGCCCATACCAAAAATCTTTTTTTGCACCCTGGAGCCTGAATGAGCTATTTTTTCATTCTATGATCCCAAACAATTTATCCCCTAAAACAGTAAACTCCATAAAGACAGGGACTGTGTTTATGTTTTCATGGCAATATCCCCAAGGTCCAGCATAAAGTC
This genomic interval from Gorilla gorilla gorilla isolate KB3781 chromosome 3, NHGRI_mGorGor1-v2.1_pri, whole genome shotgun sequence contains the following:
- the DNAJB14 gene encoding dnaJ homolog subfamily B member 14 isoform X2 — translated: MCRDRPGGPERRQPREGPALPAEGREALPTALGPRINKCKNYYEVLGVTKDAGDEDLKKAYRKLALKFHPDKNHAPGATDAFKKIGNAYAVLSNPEKRKQYDLTGNEEQACNHQNNGRFNFHRGCEADITPEDLFNIFFGGGFPSGSVHSFSNGRAGYSQQHQHRHSGHEREEERGDGGFSVFIQLMPIIVLILVSLLSQLMVSNPPYSLYPRSGTGQTIKMQTENLGVVYYVNKDFKNEYKGMLLQKVEKSVEEDYVTNIRNNCWKERQQKTDMQYAAKVYRDDRLRRKADALSMDNCKELERLTSLYKGG
- the DNAJB14 gene encoding dnaJ homolog subfamily B member 14 isoform X1, coding for MEGNRDEAEKCVEIAREALNAGNREKAQRFLQKAEKLYPLPSARALLEIIMKNGSTAGNSPHCRKPSGSGDQSKPNCTKDSTSGSGEGGKGYTKDQVDGVLSINKCKNYYEVLGVTKDAGDEDLKKAYRKLALKFHPDKNHAPGATDAFKKIGNAYAVLSNPEKRKQYDLTGNEEQACNHQNNGRFNFHRGCEADITPEDLFNIFFGGGFPSGSVHSFSNGRAGYSQQHQHRHSGHEREEERGDGGFSVFIQLMPIIVLILVSLLSQLMVSNPPYSLYPRSGTGQTIKMQTENLGVVYYVNKDFKNEYKGMLLQKVEKSVEEDYVTNIRNNCWKERQQKTDMQYAAKVYRDDRLRRKADALSMDNCKELERLTSLYKGG